Proteins encoded by one window of Mycobacteriales bacterium:
- a CDS encoding transglycosylase domain-containing protein translates to MGKVAAGRRRSVARGWRRAVPTRRQVLVGLLGAVGLVIALVAVGYATTTIPNPSAVASAQTTYVYASDGHTVLGRLGSVDRVDVPLSRVPAAVRFAVLAAEDRNYYSEPGISIPGIARAMFVDITGGSQQGGSTITQQYAKNAYLTQARTFSRKIREVFLAIKIDRTRSKNTVLEDYLNTIYFGRGAYGIEAAARAYFGVDVGALNVAQGAVLAAVIDAPAIFDPAEDRTAAVNRWHYVIHGMVIKGWLPADKAALLRYPPVLQPHSAAVGQGPGGFIVAAVRAELAAHGISGAQLEAGGYRITTTIDARDQRAAVTAENQLHAAVPGPVSALVAVQPGDGAVRAYYGGANFGDPKIPGAFDDLVQAKTQPGSSFKPYVLMTALAQGVSLDQVFDGTSPKAIPGYPGGLSNAGGEQCPRCSLIDATARSINTVYVPLAIQVGPDKIAATAHAAGIPATDVLADPNGYTSAGIALGVYDVRPLDQAVGYATIAAQGVEASPYLVAKVTTQAGQVVYTAHPKVHQVIDPKVAADATYALEQVLDNPLGTAYGKSLANGRPAAGKTGTSSGNNNANRDAWFVGYTPQLCGAVWLGNLNGSPLPTGGNGEVFGGGPPAAAWQTFMNLALAKAPIVQFPAPSAIGTPTPASASPTPSKTRSPTPTPTASATLPSPPPTPRVTVSVGPSVTPSLNPSSSPTPSSSTPPPTAAPAGGAGSTPAPP, encoded by the coding sequence GTGGGAAAAGTCGCGGCCGGGCGCCGCCGGTCGGTCGCCCGCGGCTGGCGCCGGGCCGTCCCGACCCGCCGGCAGGTGCTGGTTGGTCTGCTCGGCGCGGTTGGGCTGGTCATCGCGCTCGTGGCCGTCGGCTATGCCACCACGACGATTCCGAACCCGAGCGCGGTGGCCAGCGCGCAGACCACCTACGTGTATGCCTCCGACGGGCACACCGTGCTGGGCCGCCTGGGCAGCGTCGACCGGGTGGACGTCCCGCTCTCCCGGGTCCCGGCGGCGGTGCGGTTCGCGGTGCTCGCGGCCGAGGACCGGAACTACTACTCGGAGCCGGGCATCTCGATCCCTGGGATCGCCCGCGCGATGTTCGTGGACATCACCGGGGGTAGTCAGCAGGGCGGCTCCACGATCACTCAGCAATATGCGAAAAACGCCTATCTCACCCAGGCCCGGACCTTTTCCCGCAAGATCCGTGAGGTCTTCCTGGCGATCAAAATCGACCGCACCAGGTCGAAGAACACCGTCCTCGAGGACTACCTGAACACGATCTACTTCGGCCGGGGGGCCTACGGGATCGAGGCCGCGGCCCGCGCGTACTTCGGGGTCGACGTCGGCGCGCTCAATGTTGCGCAGGGCGCGGTCCTCGCGGCGGTTATCGACGCGCCGGCGATCTTCGATCCGGCCGAGGACCGCACCGCCGCTGTGAATCGGTGGCACTACGTAATCCACGGCATGGTGATCAAAGGCTGGCTACCGGCCGACAAGGCCGCGCTGCTGCGCTACCCGCCGGTCCTCCAGCCGCATTCAGCGGCCGTCGGACAGGGCCCAGGCGGGTTCATCGTGGCCGCCGTCAGGGCCGAGCTCGCGGCGCACGGGATCTCCGGCGCCCAGCTGGAGGCGGGCGGCTACCGGATCACGACCACGATCGACGCCCGCGACCAGCGGGCGGCTGTCACCGCCGAGAACCAGCTGCATGCGGCAGTGCCCGGGCCGGTCAGCGCCCTGGTCGCGGTCCAGCCCGGCGACGGGGCGGTCCGGGCCTACTACGGCGGTGCGAATTTCGGCGATCCCAAGATTCCCGGGGCCTTCGACGACCTGGTTCAGGCGAAGACCCAGCCCGGGTCGAGCTTCAAGCCCTACGTGCTGATGACCGCGCTCGCCCAGGGGGTCAGCCTTGACCAGGTCTTCGACGGGACCTCGCCCAAGGCGATCCCTGGGTATCCGGGTGGCCTGTCCAACGCCGGGGGCGAGCAGTGCCCTCGGTGCAGCCTGATCGATGCGACCGCCCGATCGATCAACACGGTCTACGTTCCGCTCGCCATCCAGGTCGGCCCGGACAAGATTGCCGCGACCGCACACGCCGCGGGGATTCCCGCCACCGACGTGCTGGCGGATCCGAACGGCTATACCAGTGCGGGGATCGCACTCGGTGTTTACGACGTCCGACCCCTGGACCAAGCGGTTGGGTACGCGACCATCGCGGCGCAAGGGGTGGAGGCGTCCCCCTACCTCGTCGCGAAGGTGACGACCCAGGCCGGGCAGGTGGTCTACACGGCCCACCCGAAGGTCCACCAGGTCATCGACCCGAAGGTCGCCGCCGACGCCACGTACGCACTGGAGCAGGTGCTCGACAACCCGCTCGGAACCGCCTATGGGAAGTCGTTGGCCAACGGCCGGCCGGCCGCCGGGAAGACCGGGACCTCCAGCGGCAACAACAACGCGAACCGGGACGCCTGGTTCGTTGGCTACACCCCTCAGCTTTGCGGTGCCGTTTGGCTCGGGAACCTCAACGGCTCGCCGCTTCCCACCGGCGGCAACGGTGAGGTGTTCGGCGGCGGACCGCCGGCCGCGGCGTGGCAGACCTTCATGAACCTGGCACTCGCGAAAGCGCCGATCGTGCAGTTCCCCGCACCCAGCGCGATCGGCACTCCCACCCCGGCTAGCGCGAGTCCGACGCCCTCGAAAACGCGTTCCCCGACCCCTACCCCGACCGCTTCGGCCACGCTGCCCTCCCCACCCCCGACCCCGAGGGTTACGGTCAGCGTGGGTCCGTCCGTGACCCCGTCGCTCAACCCGAGTTCCAGTCCCACACCGTCGAGCTCGACGCCCCCGCCGACGGCTGCCCCGGCCGGCGGCGCGGGGAGCACCCCGGCGCCGCCCTAG
- a CDS encoding DUF6049 family protein produces the protein MTPAGFRLAVGTAALLCVVAAGARGGDPGPPASPGPVNTSASPNPTAVAAPPATPLELTITSLTPAIPQPGQTLVLAGRVTNRSATTVTSVSELMLFSPDRFSTRSQLDTFAVTDDQFGAVVDGSFHQVAPSLAPGATAAFRLGTPVNALGLTGVGSYPIGIEIQGSASDGSPEVSVLHTFLPWWPVGLTYPPRTPLGWVLPVTDRPHRAAAGFLDDQLAAEFSAGGRLGGLVAAGVQAEQLPTRPGQPFRAAKPAAGTGQPATPARAAVLPSQPVALTWAVDPMLVDDAKAMSAGYQVAGRPGRGRAAAAGWLHALSQALTGGDLLGLPYADPDIVALEHAGLDSQIAAAERIGGSVWSSASTAEPLPGTSWPPAGALDGATLDALAATGTRTVLLSTNALPPASEQYTPSAASPPLATPTGPVNVLVADDTLDAIVTEGAAGSASTARLAEQRFLAETLFINYEFPSLLRAVVIAPDRQWDPSPAYAAALLEDTGHAPWLVPMNISELLADGSIARTARQPLSYSASARSEELSAGYLAAVGGLQAQLDELEAILTRPRATDPLVRALETGLLRSVSSAWQSDPGGGLRVRSAVAGDLAADIGGVRVTTTGQVTLTSHRGTVPISIRNALPEPVIVGLFVDGGLQAQVTQVGAIPAIPPGDETQVQVGMTLQTTGVFPVRVQLKTPTGRPYGPQTELLIDSTAYGALALGITGGAFAVLLLAVAIRLTRRARGARRGRPVAGGG, from the coding sequence GTGACGCCTGCCGGTTTTCGGCTCGCCGTCGGCACGGCCGCCCTGCTCTGCGTCGTAGCGGCCGGAGCGCGCGGCGGAGACCCGGGGCCACCGGCGTCCCCCGGACCGGTGAACACGAGCGCGTCACCGAACCCGACCGCGGTCGCCGCCCCGCCGGCGACTCCGCTCGAGCTCACCATCACCAGCCTTACCCCGGCCATCCCGCAGCCGGGACAGACGCTCGTGCTCGCCGGCCGGGTCACGAACCGCTCCGCGACTACGGTCACCTCCGTGTCCGAGCTCATGCTGTTCAGCCCGGACCGCTTCTCCACACGCAGCCAGCTCGACACCTTCGCGGTCACCGACGACCAGTTCGGAGCCGTCGTCGACGGAAGCTTTCACCAGGTCGCCCCCAGCCTCGCCCCGGGTGCGACAGCCGCGTTCCGGCTCGGCACACCCGTGAACGCCCTCGGCCTCACCGGGGTCGGCAGCTATCCGATCGGCATCGAAATCCAGGGCAGCGCGAGCGATGGCAGCCCGGAGGTCTCGGTGTTGCACACGTTCCTTCCCTGGTGGCCGGTGGGCCTCACCTACCCTCCGCGCACCCCGCTGGGCTGGGTGCTCCCGGTCACCGACCGGCCGCACCGTGCGGCTGCCGGGTTCCTCGACGACCAGCTCGCCGCCGAATTCTCCGCGGGCGGGCGGCTGGGCGGCCTGGTCGCCGCCGGGGTCCAGGCGGAGCAGTTGCCAACCAGGCCCGGCCAGCCGTTCCGGGCCGCTAAACCTGCCGCCGGAACCGGTCAGCCGGCAACCCCGGCCCGGGCGGCCGTCCTGCCCTCGCAGCCGGTGGCGCTCACCTGGGCGGTCGACCCGATGCTCGTCGACGACGCCAAAGCGATGTCCGCCGGATACCAGGTCGCCGGCCGACCCGGCCGGGGTCGGGCCGCGGCAGCCGGATGGTTGCACGCCCTGAGCCAGGCGTTGACCGGCGGGGACCTGCTCGGTCTGCCCTACGCCGACCCCGACATCGTGGCCCTCGAGCACGCTGGACTCGACAGCCAAATCGCCGCCGCCGAGCGGATAGGCGGCTCGGTGTGGTCCAGCGCGTCAACGGCCGAGCCGCTCCCGGGCACCAGCTGGCCGCCGGCCGGTGCCCTCGACGGGGCCACCTTGGACGCCCTGGCCGCCACCGGGACGCGGACGGTCCTGCTTTCCACCAACGCCCTCCCCCCCGCCTCCGAGCAGTACACCCCGAGCGCCGCGAGCCCTCCGCTGGCCACCCCGACCGGCCCGGTGAACGTCCTCGTCGCCGACGACACTCTCGATGCGATTGTCACCGAGGGCGCCGCCGGGTCCGCGTCCACGGCGCGGCTCGCGGAGCAACGCTTCCTCGCCGAAACGTTGTTCATCAACTACGAGTTCCCCAGCCTCCTGCGCGCGGTGGTGATCGCGCCGGACCGGCAGTGGGATCCCAGCCCGGCCTACGCGGCGGCGCTGCTCGAGGACACCGGGCACGCACCGTGGCTCGTTCCGATGAATATTTCCGAACTTCTCGCCGACGGATCCATCGCCAGGACCGCCCGCCAACCGTTGAGCTATTCCGCGTCCGCTCGGAGCGAGGAGCTCAGCGCCGGCTACCTGGCGGCCGTCGGCGGTCTTCAGGCGCAGCTCGACGAGCTCGAGGCGATCCTCACCCGCCCACGGGCGACCGACCCGTTGGTCCGCGCCTTGGAGACCGGCTTGCTGCGCAGCGTGTCGTCAGCCTGGCAGTCCGACCCCGGCGGCGGGCTGCGCGTCCGCTCGGCGGTCGCCGGCGATCTCGCGGCCGACATCGGCGGTGTGCGGGTCACCACGACCGGACAGGTGACGCTCACCAGCCACCGCGGCACGGTCCCGATCTCGATCCGCAACGCGCTGCCCGAGCCGGTCATCGTGGGGCTGTTCGTGGACGGCGGACTACAGGCGCAGGTCACCCAGGTCGGGGCGATCCCGGCGATCCCGCCCGGCGACGAGACCCAGGTCCAGGTAGGGATGACCCTGCAGACGACCGGTGTGTTCCCGGTCCGGGTGCAGCTCAAGACGCCGACCGGAAGGCCCTACGGTCCGCAGACCGAGCTCCTCATCGACTCCACCGCGTACGGCGCCTTAGCCCTCGGCATCACCGGTGGGGCGTTCGCGGTCCTGCTGCTCGCGGTCGCGATCCGGCTCACCCGTCGGGCGCGGGGCGCCCGGCGCGGCCGCCCGGTGGCGGGCGGCGGGTGA
- a CDS encoding MFS transporter, translating into MSVLGELRGLLRNRRFARLYAVRLTSQAADGVFQASLAAAVLFNPDRQTDATAAAISFVIVLLPYSLVGPFVGVFIDRWSRQRVLVRANLIRAGLLVFLAAFVGWHGPTGPLFYLTALCALSVNRFLLAALSAALPHVVEVGQLVTANSVSTTSGSVATAAGAALALGLRSLAGRGDRGSALTALAAAVVYVVSAGLARAFDRRLLGPDAQTLAPAVRHAFAAVLVGFTEGARHLRRRRDATAAMLAVTSHRLYYGLSTVATLLLYRNYFHDHGFYRAGLGGLAQVVVAIAIGTIAAAVLTPPLVARIGKPACIVSVFAMASGVELAFGLPYTQPSFLIAGVFLGLAAQASKICVDTILQERIDDRFRGRVFSLYDMAFNAAFVLAAVIGAFTLPRSGKSYPVLGGIAAGYALTALGYGWFVRRESVRGGAGPDHAEVTAARAATSAPASATPGAIRSPS; encoded by the coding sequence GTGTCCGTCCTCGGCGAGTTGCGGGGGTTGCTGCGCAACCGCCGGTTCGCCCGTCTCTATGCGGTGCGGCTCACGTCACAAGCCGCCGATGGCGTCTTCCAGGCCAGCCTCGCGGCCGCTGTTCTGTTCAACCCCGATCGGCAAACCGATGCGACGGCAGCGGCGATCAGCTTCGTAATCGTGCTCCTTCCGTACAGCCTGGTCGGACCGTTCGTCGGGGTGTTCATCGACCGCTGGAGCCGACAGCGGGTCCTCGTCCGGGCCAACCTCATCCGGGCCGGCCTGCTCGTGTTCCTTGCGGCCTTCGTCGGCTGGCACGGCCCCACCGGGCCGCTGTTCTACCTCACGGCGCTCTGCGCGCTCAGCGTCAACCGCTTCCTCCTGGCGGCGCTGTCCGCGGCGCTGCCACATGTCGTGGAGGTCGGGCAGCTAGTGACCGCCAACAGCGTCTCCACCACATCGGGCAGCGTCGCGACGGCGGCCGGCGCCGCGCTGGCCCTGGGGCTGCGGTCTCTCGCCGGCCGAGGGGATCGAGGCAGCGCGCTAACCGCGCTCGCCGCCGCCGTCGTCTACGTGGTCTCGGCCGGATTGGCCCGCGCCTTCGACCGGCGGTTGCTCGGCCCGGACGCCCAGACCCTCGCGCCCGCCGTTCGCCATGCCTTCGCCGCGGTGCTCGTCGGCTTCACGGAAGGCGCCCGGCATCTGCGGCGGCGGCGGGATGCCACCGCCGCCATGCTGGCGGTCACCTCGCACCGGCTCTACTACGGGCTCTCGACGGTGGCGACCCTGCTGTTGTACCGCAACTACTTCCACGATCACGGCTTCTACCGGGCCGGCCTCGGTGGGCTTGCGCAGGTCGTGGTCGCCATCGCGATCGGCACCATCGCGGCGGCGGTCCTGACCCCGCCTCTGGTGGCTCGGATCGGTAAGCCGGCCTGCATCGTCAGCGTGTTCGCGATGGCCTCCGGCGTCGAACTCGCCTTCGGGCTGCCCTACACTCAGCCGAGCTTCCTGATCGCCGGCGTCTTCCTGGGCCTGGCTGCCCAGGCGTCCAAGATCTGCGTCGACACGATCCTTCAGGAACGCATCGACGACCGATTCCGCGGCCGGGTCTTCTCGCTCTACGACATGGCTTTCAACGCCGCCTTCGTCCTCGCCGCGGTGATCGGAGCATTCACACTTCCGCGCAGCGGGAAGTCCTATCCCGTCCTGGGCGGGATCGCCGCGGGGTACGCCCTCACGGCCCTCGGCTACGGCTGGTTCGTGCGCCGGGAGTCGGTCCGGGGCGGTGCGGGCCCCGACCACGCCGAGGTTACGGCAGCCCGAGCGGCAACGTCGGCGCCGGCGTCGGCAACGCCGGGAGCAATCCGGTCACCGTCGTGA
- a CDS encoding inositol-3-phosphate synthase translates to MGSVRVAIVGVGNCAASLVQGVEYYRHADPSARVPGLMHVQLGDYHVSDIEFVAAFDVDGKKVNRDLSEAIFASENNTIKIADVPPLGITVQRGPTLDGLGRYYREMIQESSEEPVDVVGALREARADVLVCYLPVGSEDAARFYADCAIEAGVGFVNCLPVFIAGTPEWAARFAAANVPIIGDDIKSQVGATITHRVLAKLFEDRGVVLDRTMQLNVGGNMDFMNMLERERLESKKISKTQAVTSQLSHEIGKKNVHIGPSDYVGWLDDRKWAYVRLEGRAFGDVPLNLEYKLEVWDSPNSAGVVIDAVRCIKIAQDRGVGGPLLGASSYFMKSPPEQYRDDEARRAVEDFIAG, encoded by the coding sequence ATGGGTTCGGTCCGCGTAGCCATCGTCGGGGTTGGAAACTGCGCCGCCTCATTGGTCCAGGGCGTCGAGTACTACCGCCACGCCGACCCATCGGCCCGGGTCCCCGGCCTGATGCACGTCCAGCTCGGGGACTACCACGTCAGCGACATCGAATTCGTCGCAGCGTTCGACGTCGACGGCAAGAAGGTGAACCGGGACCTCTCCGAGGCGATCTTCGCTAGCGAGAACAACACGATCAAGATCGCGGACGTGCCGCCGCTCGGGATCACGGTCCAGCGTGGCCCCACGCTCGACGGGCTGGGGCGCTACTACCGCGAAATGATCCAGGAGTCCTCCGAGGAGCCGGTAGACGTCGTCGGGGCGCTGCGCGAGGCCCGGGCAGACGTGCTCGTCTGCTACCTGCCGGTGGGCTCCGAAGACGCCGCCCGGTTTTATGCAGACTGTGCCATCGAAGCTGGCGTCGGCTTCGTCAACTGCCTTCCGGTGTTCATCGCCGGGACCCCGGAGTGGGCGGCCCGCTTCGCGGCGGCGAACGTTCCGATCATCGGTGACGACATCAAGAGCCAGGTCGGGGCGACGATCACCCATCGGGTGCTCGCCAAGCTGTTCGAGGACCGTGGCGTGGTCCTGGACCGGACGATGCAGCTGAACGTCGGCGGCAACATGGACTTCATGAACATGCTCGAGCGGGAGCGGCTCGAGTCCAAGAAGATCTCGAAGACGCAGGCGGTGACCTCCCAGCTTTCGCACGAGATCGGCAAGAAGAACGTGCACATCGGACCGTCCGACTACGTCGGCTGGCTCGACGACCGCAAGTGGGCCTATGTACGCCTTGAAGGCAGGGCCTTCGGTGATGTGCCGCTCAACCTCGAGTACAAGCTCGAGGTGTGGGATTCCCCCAATTCGGCCGGCGTGGTCATCGATGCCGTTCGCTGCATCAAGATCGCCCAAGACCGGGGGGTCGGCGGACCGCTGCTGGGCGCGTCCTCGTACTTCATGAAGTCGCCGCCCGAGCAGTACCGCGATGACGAGGCCCGTCGTGCGGTGGAGGACTTCATCGCCGGCTGA
- a CDS encoding YbaK/EbsC family protein codes for MKGTLDIHRELLVRDVPHEVVRLPRLVLAADELPEALGLPADRCVAVRVYLADEDLVAVLVRAGDVPDPARLLTLLRARTLRVADADLINASTDYAAGLVAPLLLPPEVTVLCDAAVPRAAVVYVPTGESGTAVGIPTEDLLAVTGARVAELCNASEPLIELPDLDGDPVAGPPASILLPRPG; via the coding sequence GTGAAAGGCACACTCGATATCCACCGAGAGCTGCTCGTGCGGGACGTCCCGCACGAGGTGGTCCGGCTGCCCCGACTCGTCCTGGCCGCCGACGAACTGCCGGAGGCGCTCGGGCTGCCGGCGGACCGATGCGTCGCGGTGCGGGTGTACCTCGCCGACGAAGATCTGGTCGCCGTCCTGGTCCGGGCCGGCGACGTCCCGGACCCGGCCAGGTTGCTCACGCTGCTGCGGGCCCGAACGCTGCGCGTCGCCGACGCGGACCTGATCAACGCGAGCACCGATTACGCCGCCGGCCTCGTCGCACCGCTGCTGCTGCCGCCGGAGGTCACCGTGCTCTGCGACGCGGCCGTACCCCGGGCAGCGGTCGTATACGTCCCGACCGGGGAGAGCGGCACGGCGGTGGGTATCCCGACCGAGGATCTGCTGGCGGTGACCGGGGCTCGCGTCGCCGAGCTCTGCAACGCGTCCGAACCGCTGATCGAGCTGCCGGATCTAGACGGCGACCCGGTGGCGGGCCCACCGGCGTCGATCCTGCTTCCCAGGCCCGGCTAG
- a CDS encoding DUF5318 family protein translates to MLSPRSVIDYSLARRAVLADLFAGRASVLDVCDAHPYLKRAAKYHGEPTDTSCPVCRKERLIHVTYTYGDCFKGETNGRVRVRGDLAELARELPEFTVYVVEVCRSCGWNHLTTSYVLGTGRAEPGRGRRSGRTRRAAEE, encoded by the coding sequence GTGCTGTCCCCTAGGTCGGTGATCGACTACTCGCTCGCGCGCCGGGCGGTGCTCGCCGACCTTTTCGCCGGCCGGGCCTCGGTGCTCGACGTCTGCGACGCCCACCCATACCTGAAGCGGGCCGCGAAGTACCACGGCGAGCCCACGGACACTTCGTGCCCGGTCTGCCGGAAAGAACGGCTGATCCACGTCACCTACACCTACGGCGACTGTTTCAAGGGTGAGACGAACGGCCGGGTTCGCGTGCGGGGGGACCTCGCGGAACTGGCCCGCGAACTTCCGGAGTTCACCGTTTATGTCGTCGAGGTGTGTCGGTCCTGTGGCTGGAATCACCTCACGACCTCCTACGTCCTGGGGACCGGCCGAGCCGAGCCGGGCCGTGGGCGCCGGTCCGGTCGGACCCGCCGCGCGGCCGAGGAGTAA
- a CDS encoding PadR family transcriptional regulator encodes MLELAVLGLLHETPQHGYELRKRLATQLGPFRAISYGSLYPCLKSLLIRGWICEDGPAAPRPALTGRRSKIVYKLTAEGKERLQELLAESGPAAWEDETFGVHFALFAHTDADVRLKILEGRRTRLEERREGVRSTLGRARERLDRYTLELQQHGLESVDREVRWLNELIATERGGPTGQPHSSAP; translated from the coding sequence GTGCTGGAGCTCGCCGTACTCGGGCTCCTGCACGAGACCCCACAGCACGGCTACGAACTGCGCAAGCGGCTGGCCACGCAGCTCGGCCCGTTCCGGGCCATCTCCTACGGCTCCCTGTACCCCTGCCTCAAAAGCCTGCTGATCCGGGGCTGGATCTGCGAAGACGGGCCGGCGGCGCCGAGACCTGCCCTGACCGGTCGCCGGAGCAAGATCGTGTACAAGCTCACCGCCGAAGGCAAGGAGAGGCTTCAGGAGCTGCTCGCCGAAAGCGGTCCGGCTGCCTGGGAGGACGAAACGTTCGGCGTGCACTTCGCTCTGTTCGCGCACACCGACGCTGACGTGCGACTCAAGATCCTCGAAGGGCGGCGTACCAGGCTCGAGGAACGCCGCGAGGGGGTCCGCTCGACCCTGGGCCGGGCCCGGGAACGGCTCGACCGGTACACGCTCGAACTGCAACAGCACGGCCTCGAGTCGGTCGACCGCGAGGTCCGCTGGCTCAACGAGCTCATCGCCACCGAGCGGGGCGGGCCAACCGGGCAACCCCACTCGAGCGCACCGTGA
- a CDS encoding CCA tRNA nucleotidyltransferase — MSAAQRRGLAELLRVAPVVGELGERFTAAGHEIYLVGGSVRDALLGRLGPDLDFTTDAEPPVILELVRGWAEATWEVGIAFGTVGLTKHAHTLEVTTFRADAYDPASRKPTVRFGSRLEEDLLRRDFTVNAMALPIPLGAGLIDPFGGIRDLLAGRLRTPGAPEDSFGDDPLRMLRAARFRAQLGFEVDPAVTAAASAMAERLGIVSAERIRDELSKLMQAANPRLGLTFLVETGLAERILPELPKLRLEIDEHHHHKDVYEHTLTVLEQVIGREPSGPDLTLRLAALLHDIGKPKTRSLEPGGRVSFHHHEVVGAAMARGRLTALRYPKELVEDVARLVELHLRFHGYSSGEWTDAAVRRYVRDAGPMLDRLHALVRSDCTTRNRRKAAALAATYDTLEARIAELGAREELARLRPDLDGQQVMDILGIPPGPLVGEALAALLELRIQHGPLGREAAIRALLEWAEARGIPPTGTTSD, encoded by the coding sequence CTGAGCGCCGCTCAACGCCGCGGGCTCGCCGAGCTGCTCCGGGTCGCCCCGGTGGTCGGCGAGCTCGGCGAGCGGTTCACGGCCGCCGGGCACGAGATCTACCTGGTGGGCGGCTCGGTACGCGACGCGCTCCTGGGGCGGCTCGGCCCGGACCTCGATTTCACCACGGACGCCGAGCCCCCCGTGATCCTCGAACTGGTCCGCGGATGGGCGGAGGCGACCTGGGAGGTGGGCATCGCGTTCGGCACGGTCGGACTGACCAAACACGCCCACACGCTCGAGGTGACGACGTTCCGGGCCGACGCCTACGATCCGGCCAGCCGCAAGCCGACCGTTCGTTTTGGCAGCCGACTGGAGGAGGACCTCCTCCGCCGCGACTTCACCGTGAACGCGATGGCCCTGCCGATCCCGCTCGGCGCCGGATTGATCGACCCGTTCGGCGGCATCCGGGACCTCCTGGCCGGTCGGTTGCGCACCCCGGGGGCGCCGGAGGACTCCTTTGGCGACGACCCCCTCCGGATGCTCCGCGCGGCCCGGTTTCGCGCCCAGCTCGGGTTCGAGGTGGACCCGGCGGTGACCGCGGCCGCCTCAGCCATGGCCGAGCGACTCGGGATCGTGAGTGCGGAACGGATCCGCGACGAGCTGTCGAAGCTGATGCAGGCGGCGAACCCGCGGCTCGGCCTCACCTTCCTCGTCGAGACGGGGCTGGCCGAGCGGATCCTGCCGGAGCTTCCCAAGCTCCGCCTCGAGATCGACGAACATCACCACCACAAGGACGTCTACGAACACACCCTCACCGTGCTCGAGCAGGTGATCGGCCGCGAGCCCTCCGGTCCTGACCTGACGCTTCGTCTGGCCGCGCTGCTGCACGACATCGGCAAGCCCAAAACCCGATCCCTGGAACCCGGCGGGCGGGTGTCCTTCCATCACCACGAGGTCGTGGGGGCTGCGATGGCCCGCGGCCGGCTCACCGCGCTGCGCTACCCCAAGGAGCTGGTCGAGGACGTCGCCCGGTTGGTCGAGCTGCACTTGCGGTTCCATGGGTACTCCAGTGGCGAATGGACCGACGCGGCCGTCCGCCGCTACGTGCGCGACGCTGGACCGATGCTCGACCGGCTGCACGCTCTCGTGCGCTCCGACTGCACGACCCGCAACCGGCGCAAGGCCGCTGCCCTGGCCGCGACGTACGACACGCTGGAGGCCCGGATCGCGGAGCTCGGGGCACGCGAGGAGCTGGCCCGGTTGCGGCCCGACCTGGACGGCCAGCAGGTCATGGACATCCTCGGCATCCCGCCCGGGCCACTCGTCGGCGAAGCCCTGGCCGCTCTGCTCGAGCTCCGAATCCAGCACGGGCCGCTCGGTCGGGAGGCCGCGATCCGGGCCCTGCTGGAGTGGGCCGAGGCGCGCGGAATCCCCCCGACCGGGACTACCTCGGATTAG
- a CDS encoding NUDIX hydrolase, which translates to MSERRPSPRRRLRKVEEISAGGLVVDGPGPSPRAALIGRLDRRGRLLWSLPKGHVEAGESTADAAVREVAEETGITGRVLAPLGTIDFWFVADDRRVHKTVHHFLLVAETGELSDADVEVTEVRWVPLADVRDQLAYPTERQLLDRVPELLSDTA; encoded by the coding sequence GTGTCCGAGCGCCGCCCCTCTCCGCGCCGGCGGCTGCGCAAGGTCGAGGAGATCTCCGCTGGGGGGCTGGTCGTCGACGGCCCCGGGCCCAGCCCTCGCGCCGCGCTCATCGGCCGGCTGGATCGGCGCGGCCGGCTTCTCTGGTCGCTGCCCAAAGGTCACGTCGAGGCGGGCGAGAGCACGGCCGACGCCGCGGTCCGCGAAGTAGCCGAGGAGACCGGGATCACCGGGCGGGTCCTGGCCCCGCTCGGGACGATCGACTTCTGGTTCGTCGCCGACGACCGGCGGGTGCACAAGACCGTCCACCATTTCCTGCTCGTCGCCGAGACCGGGGAGCTTTCCGACGCCGACGTCGAGGTGACCGAGGTCCGCTGGGTACCGCTCGCCGACGTCCGGGACCAGCTCGCCTACCCGACCGAGCGGCAACTCCTCGACCGCGTCCCGGAGCTGCTGTCGGACACCGCGTGA